In one window of Primulina tabacum isolate GXHZ01 chromosome 8, ASM2559414v2, whole genome shotgun sequence DNA:
- the LOC142553873 gene encoding 3-methyl-2-oxobutanoate hydroxymethyltransferase 1, mitochondrial-like has product MTVFSSISKTLCNSINRKQPKSCSMPTLLKCMSNVPENSVYGGPKPQNPNQRVTLTQLRQKYKKGEPITMVTAYDYPSGVHLDQAGIDICLVGDSASMVVHGHDTTLPISLDEMLVHCRAVARGAKSPLLAGDLPFGSYESSTRQAVETAVRVLKEGGMDAIKLEGGAPSRITAAKAIVEAGIAVMGHVGLTPQAISVLGGFRPQGKSVDSAVKVVETSIALQEVGCFAVVLECIPAPVAAAVTSALKIPTIGIGAGPFCSGQVLVYHDLLGMLQHPHHAKVTPKFCKQYACVGDVINKALLEYKQEVTTGVFPTSTHSPYKIATSDVDGFMHELQKMGLQDAASAAANAAEKMEATKL; this is encoded by the exons ATGACAGTTTTCTCTTCAATTTCAAAGACCCTTTGCAATTCAATCAACAGAAAGCAACCAAAATCCTGTTCTATGCCGACCCTTTTGAAATGCATGAGCAACGTCCCAGAAAACAGCGTCTACGGCGGGCCAAAGCCCCAGAACCCCAATCAGCGCGTGACGCTCACTCAGCTGCGCCAGAAATACAAGAAGGGTGAACCAATAACGATGGTGACGGCTTATGATTACCCGTCGGGCGTGCATTTGGACCAGGCCGGGATTGATATTTGTCTTGTTGGTGATTCTGCTTCTATGGTGGTTCACGGTCACGACACCACCTTGCCTATATCGCTGGACGAGATGCTCGTGCACTGCCGAGCAGTGGCGCGCGGCGCCAAGTCACCGCTGCTCGCTGGGGACCTGCCTTTTGGCAGTTACGAGTCCAGCACTCGTCAG GCAGTTGAAACAGCTGTGAGGGTCCTGAAGGAAGGAGGAATGGATGCAATTAAATTGGAAGGAGGAGCACCTTCGAGAATTACAGCAGCTAAAGCTATTGTAGAAGCTGGGATTGCTGTGATGGGGCATGTGGGTCTAACTCCTCAGGCCATAAGTGTTCTTGGAGGATTTAGGCCCCAAGGCAAAAGTGTCGATAGTGCTGTCAAg GTTGTTGAGACCTCCATAGCTTTGCAAGAAGTAGGATGCTTTGCTGTTGTTTTAGAATGCATCCCTGCACCTGTGGCTGCTGCTGTCACATCAGCTCTTAAGATCCCCACAATTGGCATTGGTGCCGGGCCTTTCTGTAGTGGTCAG GTGCTAGTTTACCACGATCTTCTTGGAATGCTGCAACATCCGCACCATGCCAAG GTCACTCCCAAGTTCTGTAAACAGTATGCTTGTGTTGGGGATGTCATCAACAAGGCTCTTCTGGAGTACAAGCAAGAAGTGACAACCGGTGTTTTTCCTACCTCGACTCACAGCCCATACAAAATTGCTACTTCAGATGTCGACGGTTTCATGCATGAGCTGCAGAAGATGGGTTTACAAGACGCAGCATCTGCAGCAGCCAATGCAGCTGAAAAGATGGAAGCTACGAAATTATAA